The following are from one region of the Microbacterium sp. cx-55 genome:
- the dnaN gene encoding DNA polymerase III subunit beta — protein sequence MKFHVNRDVFSEAVSFVVKLLPQRNPQPILAGVLIEASAEGLSLSAFDYEASARTTIDATVDEPGTILVHGRLLSDIASRLPNAPIQITVDDDGILLTCGSARFTLASMPVQEYPAIPEVSGESGLVPADDFATAIAQVAFAASRDDVTPVLTGVQLEVSGNQLSLVATDRYRVALRQIPWDGPAVAEGETTTALVPARTLQEVGKTFSHGENISIAFSGSGDREIIAFTSGNKTVTSLLIKGNFPPVRRLFPEQTDHHAVVNTAELAEAVRRVALVLDRSAPLRFTFGAEGVAMEASGTEQARASESVDSTLTGEDVTLGLNPQYLLEALAAVRSEFTRVTFTSSDNANKLSPILVTPQTSVDKGGEGSFKYLLQPNLLLR from the coding sequence GTGAAGTTCCACGTCAATCGCGATGTATTCAGCGAAGCTGTGTCCTTCGTGGTCAAGCTCCTGCCCCAGCGGAACCCGCAGCCGATCCTGGCCGGTGTTCTGATCGAGGCATCGGCCGAGGGGCTTTCGCTCTCGGCCTTCGACTACGAGGCATCCGCCCGAACGACGATCGATGCCACGGTCGACGAACCCGGCACGATCCTGGTGCACGGCCGATTGCTCTCCGACATCGCGAGCCGCCTTCCGAACGCGCCGATTCAGATAACGGTCGACGATGACGGGATTCTGCTGACCTGCGGTTCCGCGCGATTCACTCTTGCGTCCATGCCGGTGCAGGAATATCCCGCGATTCCCGAGGTCAGCGGCGAGTCCGGCCTGGTTCCGGCCGATGACTTCGCCACCGCGATCGCTCAGGTCGCCTTCGCAGCGTCCCGAGATGACGTCACCCCGGTGCTCACGGGTGTTCAGCTCGAGGTCAGTGGCAACCAGCTCAGCCTCGTCGCCACCGACCGCTACCGCGTGGCGCTCCGCCAGATTCCGTGGGACGGCCCGGCCGTCGCCGAGGGCGAGACCACGACGGCCCTCGTGCCGGCGCGCACCCTGCAGGAGGTCGGAAAGACCTTCTCGCACGGCGAGAACATCTCGATCGCCTTCTCGGGGTCCGGAGATCGCGAGATCATCGCGTTCACCTCCGGCAACAAGACCGTCACCTCGCTGCTGATTAAGGGCAATTTCCCGCCCGTGCGCCGCTTGTTCCCCGAGCAGACCGACCACCACGCCGTGGTCAACACCGCCGAACTCGCCGAAGCCGTGCGTCGTGTGGCTCTCGTGCTCGACCGTTCCGCGCCATTGCGTTTCACGTTCGGCGCCGAGGGCGTGGCCATGGAGGCATCCGGCACCGAGCAGGCCCGCGCCTCTGAGTCGGTCGACTCGACGCTGACCGGCGAAGACGTCACGTTGGGCCTCAACCCGCAGTACCTGCTCGAGGCTCTGGCAGCCGTGCGCAGCGAGTTCACCCGCGTGACTTTCACGTCGAGCGACAACGCCAACAAGTTGAGCCCGATCCTCGTCACCCCCCAGACCTCGGTCGACAAGGGCGGCGAGGGCTCGTTCAAGTACCTGCTCCAGCCGAACCTGTTGCTCCGCTGA
- the recF gene encoding DNA replication/repair protein RecF (All proteins in this family for which functions are known are DNA-binding proteins that assist the filamentation of RecA onto DNA for the initiation of recombination or recombinational repair.): MIVEQLSLVDFRNYAHAELALAPGANLLVGRNGQGKTNLVEAITYLATLGSHRVSADAPLVRSGADAAIVRTRLAHGERRVILEIQINKQGSNKARVGGAPVRSSELPRYAQVVLFAPEDLQIVRGDPSARRRFADQLLVQRAPRMSGVLGDYDRVLRQRTALLKSARARGLRAEALPTLDVWDDKLIALGTEIIEARARLARELHPPLVEAYAAIAGADHSPEIEWATSIAGADPEEDTAATTIVASGDTAEAFRAALTAKRSAEIERGVTLVGPHRDDLVLRIRSLPVKGYASHGESWSVALGLRLASAQLLRAESSLGDPIVILDDVFAELDADRRMRLATLVGDFQQVIVTAAVEADVPAGLRGRTVRIDAGQIREVDDDGR; the protein is encoded by the coding sequence GTGATCGTGGAGCAGCTGAGTCTTGTCGACTTCCGCAACTACGCACACGCTGAACTCGCTCTGGCGCCGGGTGCCAACCTGCTGGTCGGCCGCAACGGTCAAGGAAAGACGAACCTCGTCGAGGCCATCACCTACCTCGCGACTCTCGGGTCGCACCGGGTCTCGGCCGACGCCCCGCTCGTGCGTTCGGGGGCGGATGCGGCGATCGTTCGCACGCGACTCGCACACGGAGAGCGTCGTGTGATCCTCGAGATCCAGATCAACAAGCAGGGGTCGAACAAGGCGCGCGTCGGCGGCGCTCCGGTGCGCAGTTCCGAACTCCCCCGTTACGCGCAGGTCGTGCTCTTCGCTCCGGAAGACCTGCAGATCGTTCGTGGTGATCCCTCGGCCCGCCGCCGTTTCGCGGATCAGCTGCTCGTGCAGCGCGCCCCGCGCATGTCGGGGGTGCTCGGCGACTACGACCGGGTGCTCCGGCAACGCACCGCCCTGCTCAAATCGGCTCGCGCCCGCGGGCTCCGCGCCGAGGCGCTGCCGACCCTCGACGTGTGGGACGACAAGCTCATCGCGCTCGGTACCGAGATCATCGAGGCGCGGGCGCGCCTCGCTCGGGAACTGCATCCGCCGCTGGTCGAGGCGTACGCCGCCATCGCCGGCGCCGACCACTCCCCCGAGATCGAGTGGGCGACGTCCATCGCCGGTGCCGATCCCGAAGAAGACACGGCCGCGACGACCATTGTCGCGTCCGGTGACACGGCGGAGGCCTTCCGTGCCGCGCTGACGGCGAAGCGGTCGGCCGAGATCGAGCGCGGCGTCACGCTCGTCGGACCCCACCGCGACGATCTCGTGCTCCGCATCCGCTCGCTTCCGGTGAAGGGATACGCGTCGCACGGCGAATCGTGGTCGGTCGCGTTGGGCTTGCGCCTCGCCTCCGCGCAGCTTCTTCGCGCCGAGAGCTCGCTGGGCGACCCGATCGTGATCCTCGATGACGTGTTCGCCGAGCTCGACGCCGATCGGCGGATGCGCCTTGCGACGCTGGTCGGCGACTTCCAACAGGTGATCGTGACGGCGGCGGTCGAAGCAGACGTGCCGGCCGGTCTCCGCGGCCGCACCGTACGGATCGACGCCGGACAGATTCGGGAGGTCGACGATGACGGACGATGA
- a CDS encoding DUF721 domain-containing protein — protein MTDDDIPETMATYLRLRGLEPTSRKGARRKRRLPGDDNAPFTPGRDPHGLGDVLAKWTKQAGWDPLLAREDLVLQWRDVAGDETAQHTRPVGLDAGVLTVQCDSTAWAQQLRLMRTHIVTQIALRFPEAGVENVRFVGPDVPSWKWGPRAVPGRGPRDTYG, from the coding sequence ATGACGGACGATGACATCCCCGAGACGATGGCGACCTACCTGCGGCTGCGTGGACTCGAACCGACGAGCCGGAAGGGTGCGCGGCGCAAGCGTCGCCTGCCGGGAGACGACAACGCACCCTTCACCCCCGGTCGCGATCCGCACGGACTCGGCGATGTGCTCGCGAAGTGGACCAAGCAGGCCGGCTGGGATCCGCTGCTCGCGCGAGAAGATCTCGTGCTGCAGTGGCGCGACGTCGCAGGAGATGAGACCGCTCAGCACACCCGGCCGGTGGGTCTGGATGCCGGTGTTCTCACGGTGCAGTGCGACTCCACGGCCTGGGCGCAGCAGCTTCGACTCATGCGCACGCACATCGTCACGCAGATCGCGCTGCGGTTCCCCGAAGCGGGGGTCGAGAACGTGCGCTTTGTCGGACCGGACGTCCCGTCCTGGAAATGGGGTCCCAGAGCCGTTCCAGGCCGGGGCCCTCGGGATACCTACGGATAA
- the gyrB gene encoding DNA topoisomerase (ATP-hydrolyzing) subunit B yields the protein MTSPTPPSVSDSEAKKREQSGDEYGADNIQVLEGLEAVRKRPGMYIGSTGPRGLHHLVYEIVDNSVDEALAGYCDRIEVTILADGAVRVVDNGRGIPVDIHKAEGKSTVEVVLTVLHAGGKFGGGGYAVSGGLHGVGSSVVNALSTRLDVEVRRQGSVWRQSYAGGGVPQAPLAQEEDSVDTGTTITFWPDPEIFESVEFDYDTLRTRFQQMAFLNKGLAISLRDERTEHSVDDEVDGQLVATQPHDEFLYERGLVDYVEYLNRVRKSEPVNDQIIDFETEDTERKIALELAMQWTTSYTENVFTYANTINTHEGGTHEEGFRAALTTLVNKYARAQNMLKEKDDNLSGDDVREGLTAVISVKLSEPQFEGQTKTKLGNTEAKAFVQKVVGDQLGDWFDRNPQQAKNIVRKAMDANTARLAARKARETARRKSVFESASMPDKLKDCTSKDASISEIFLVEGDSAGGSAVQGRDPHTQAILALRGKILNVERARLDRALGNNEVQAMIQAFGTGIGEDFSIEKARYHKIVLMADADVDGQHITTLLLTLLFRYMRGLIEAGYVYLAQPPLYRLKWSNSPHEYVYSDAERDALLAAGVAGNKRIPKDNGIQRYKGLGEMNAKELWETTMNPATRTLLQVTIDDAAAADEIFSTLMGEDVESRRTFIQRNAKDVRFLDI from the coding sequence ATGACGTCCCCTACACCCCCCAGCGTTTCCGACAGCGAAGCGAAAAAGCGCGAACAAAGCGGTGATGAGTACGGCGCCGACAACATTCAGGTGCTGGAGGGGCTCGAGGCGGTTCGCAAGCGCCCGGGCATGTACATCGGCTCGACCGGGCCGCGCGGACTCCATCACCTGGTCTACGAGATCGTCGACAACTCGGTCGATGAGGCCCTCGCCGGGTACTGCGACCGCATCGAGGTAACGATCCTCGCCGACGGTGCAGTGCGTGTCGTCGACAACGGCCGCGGCATCCCCGTCGACATCCACAAGGCCGAGGGAAAGTCGACCGTCGAGGTCGTGCTCACGGTTCTGCACGCCGGCGGCAAGTTCGGCGGCGGCGGATACGCGGTCTCGGGCGGACTGCACGGCGTCGGTTCCTCCGTTGTGAACGCGCTGTCCACGCGCCTCGATGTCGAGGTGCGTCGTCAGGGATCCGTCTGGCGTCAGTCGTACGCCGGGGGCGGCGTGCCGCAGGCACCGCTCGCGCAAGAAGAAGACAGCGTCGACACCGGCACGACGATCACGTTCTGGCCCGACCCGGAGATCTTCGAGTCGGTCGAGTTCGACTACGACACCCTCCGCACCCGCTTCCAGCAGATGGCGTTCCTGAACAAGGGCCTCGCGATCTCGCTGCGCGACGAGCGCACCGAGCACTCGGTCGATGACGAGGTCGACGGCCAGCTCGTGGCCACGCAGCCGCACGACGAGTTCCTCTACGAGCGGGGCCTCGTGGACTACGTCGAGTACCTGAACCGTGTGCGCAAGTCCGAGCCGGTCAACGACCAGATCATCGACTTCGAGACCGAAGACACCGAGCGCAAGATCGCGCTGGAGCTCGCGATGCAGTGGACGACGTCGTACACGGAGAACGTCTTCACCTACGCGAACACGATCAACACGCACGAGGGCGGTACGCACGAAGAGGGCTTCCGTGCCGCGCTGACCACGCTCGTGAACAAGTACGCGCGCGCGCAGAACATGCTCAAGGAGAAGGATGACAACCTCTCCGGCGACGATGTGCGCGAGGGGCTGACCGCGGTCATCTCGGTGAAGCTGTCGGAGCCGCAGTTCGAGGGCCAGACGAAGACCAAGCTCGGTAACACCGAGGCGAAGGCCTTCGTCCAGAAGGTCGTCGGCGATCAGCTCGGTGACTGGTTCGATCGCAACCCGCAGCAGGCGAAGAACATCGTCCGCAAGGCGATGGATGCGAACACCGCACGTCTCGCGGCCCGTAAAGCCCGCGAGACCGCGCGACGCAAGAGCGTCTTCGAGTCGGCATCCATGCCCGACAAGCTGAAGGACTGCACGAGCAAGGACGCGTCGATCAGTGAGATCTTCCTCGTCGAGGGTGACTCGGCCGGTGGCTCGGCGGTGCAGGGTCGCGACCCGCACACGCAGGCGATCCTGGCCCTTCGCGGCAAGATCCTGAACGTCGAGCGCGCACGCCTCGACCGTGCCCTCGGCAACAACGAGGTGCAGGCCATGATCCAGGCCTTCGGAACCGGCATCGGCGAGGACTTCTCGATCGAGAAGGCGCGCTATCACAAGATCGTCCTGATGGCGGATGCCGACGTCGACGGCCAGCACATCACGACGCTTCTGCTGACTCTCCTGTTCCGCTACATGCGCGGTCTCATCGAGGCCGGTTACGTCTACCTCGCGCAGCCGCCGCTGTACCGACTCAAGTGGTCGAACTCGCCCCACGAGTACGTCTACAGCGATGCCGAGCGCGACGCGCTGCTCGCCGCCGGTGTCGCGGGGAACAAGCGCATCCCGAAAGACAACGGCATCCAGCGTTACAAGGGTCTCGGTGAGATGAACGCGAAGGAGCTGTGGGAGACGACGATGAACCCCGCCACCCGCACGCTTCTGCAGGTCACGATCGACGATGCGGCCGCCGCGGACGAGATCTTCTCGACCCTGATGGGCGAGGACGTCGAGTCCCGTCGCACCTTCATCCAGCGCAACGCCAAGGACGTCCGCTTCCTCGACATCTGA